A window from Pseudomonas campi encodes these proteins:
- the minE gene encoding cell division topological specificity factor MinE, whose amino-acid sequence MNIFEFFRERKKETPASIAKERLSIIVAHERGQRSQPDYLPALQKELVEVIRKYVNIEQDQVQVALENQGSCSILELNITLPDR is encoded by the coding sequence ATGAACATTTTCGAATTCTTTCGCGAGCGCAAGAAGGAAACCCCTGCCTCGATTGCGAAAGAGCGCCTGTCGATCATCGTCGCCCACGAGCGCGGCCAGCGCAGCCAGCCGGACTACCTACCGGCCCTGCAGAAAGAACTGGTCGAGGTGATCCGCAAGTACGTCAACATCGAGCAGGATCAGGTGCAGGTTGCGCTGGAAAACCAGGGCAGCTGCTCCATTCTGGAACTCAATATCACCCTGCCGGATCGTTGA
- a CDS encoding TonB family protein: protein MKKAAPPPRAPTKSAGPPVHAFGANNDWAAPPTPPPAPSASRGRQVPSDYADKVKNRVIANLKRPEGAVYKPPPGYKGDPADLKRKCFISYEITLDSSGKMLSYEIDPCGDPLLDAAAEQAVLKAGPFPPPPNQGAARYTVYGTAIFIK from the coding sequence GTGAAAAAAGCTGCGCCGCCACCGCGCGCGCCAACCAAGTCCGCCGGCCCACCGGTGCATGCGTTTGGTGCCAACAACGACTGGGCTGCGCCACCCACTCCACCGCCGGCGCCAAGCGCCAGCCGTGGCCGACAAGTCCCGTCGGACTATGCCGACAAGGTGAAGAATCGGGTGATCGCCAATCTCAAACGCCCAGAAGGGGCGGTTTACAAGCCGCCACCCGGCTACAAGGGCGACCCCGCCGATCTCAAGAGGAAGTGCTTTATCTCCTATGAGATCACCCTGGATAGCAGCGGCAAGATGCTCTCCTACGAGATCGACCCCTGCGGCGACCCCCTATTGGATGCCGCTGCCGAACAGGCCGTGCTCAAGGCGGGGCCATTTCCGCCACCGCCCAACCAGGGTGCTGCGCGCTACACCGTGTACGGCACGGCAATCTTCATCAAATGA
- a CDS encoding lipid A biosynthesis lauroyl acyltransferase, with product MDRPQFRAYFLHPRFWLLWLGLGLLWLVALLPYRVLMLLGRGLGALMYRLAGSRRKIAARNLELCFPELSAAERERLLRENFASTGMTFFEMAISWWWPAARLRRLGTIEGIEHLRQAEIEGQGVILMALHFTTLEMGGGLLGMAQGMYGMYRPHKNPLFDFVQRSGREQRLLGVIGRDDVRGMLKLLRAGGVVWYAPDQDYGAQRSIFVPLFGVPAATVTATSKFARLGKARVIPFTQERLADGSGYRLTIHPPLADFPGESEEADCLRVNQWIESAIRQHPEQYLWAHRRFKTRPPGEPKLYKKRRR from the coding sequence ATGGATCGCCCGCAATTTCGTGCCTATTTCCTGCATCCACGCTTCTGGCTGCTGTGGCTGGGCCTGGGCCTGCTCTGGCTGGTTGCGCTGCTGCCTTACCGGGTGCTGATGCTGCTGGGCCGTGGCCTGGGTGCCCTGATGTACCGCCTGGCTGGCTCGCGGCGCAAGATTGCCGCACGCAACCTGGAGCTGTGCTTCCCTGAACTGTCTGCCGCCGAGCGTGAACGCCTGCTGCGGGAGAACTTCGCCTCCACCGGCATGACCTTCTTCGAGATGGCGATCAGCTGGTGGTGGCCGGCGGCACGCTTGCGTCGGTTGGGCACTATCGAAGGTATCGAACACCTCCGTCAGGCCGAGATCGAGGGGCAGGGCGTGATCCTCATGGCTCTGCATTTCACCACCCTGGAAATGGGCGGCGGCCTGCTCGGCATGGCCCAGGGCATGTACGGCATGTACCGTCCGCACAAGAATCCGCTGTTCGACTTCGTCCAGCGCAGTGGCCGCGAGCAGCGCCTGCTGGGGGTCATCGGTCGTGACGATGTGCGGGGCATGCTCAAGCTGCTGCGGGCCGGCGGGGTGGTCTGGTATGCGCCGGATCAGGACTATGGCGCCCAGCGCAGTATCTTCGTACCGTTGTTTGGCGTGCCGGCTGCCACGGTGACCGCCACCAGCAAGTTTGCCCGTCTGGGCAAGGCGCGGGTGATCCCCTTTACCCAGGAGCGCCTGGCCGACGGCTCCGGCTACCGCCTGACCATCCACCCGCCGCTGGCCGATTTTCCCGGTGAGAGCGAGGAAGCAGACTGCCTGCGCGTCAATCAGTGGATCGAGAGCGCCATCCGCCAGCACCCCGAGCAGTATCTGTGGGCCCACCGGCGCTTCAAGACCCGCCCGCCGGGGGAGCCCAAGCTGTATAAGAAGCGCCGTCGATAG
- the exbD gene encoding TonB system transport protein ExbD gives MSIQFNSGPMVKRHNYQQNAEMNITPFVDVMLVLLIIFMVAAPLATVDVPVDLPSNAAAPTPPPTDPLYISVQADGLLFVQEQGVALAELAGVVRGATGNRLDTRLFLRGDQAVDYGTLMRVMNNLQKAGYSQISLVAAQELTP, from the coding sequence ATGAGTATCCAGTTCAATTCCGGGCCCATGGTCAAACGCCACAACTATCAACAGAACGCCGAGATGAACATCACGCCCTTCGTCGATGTGATGCTGGTGCTGTTGATTATCTTCATGGTCGCCGCGCCGCTGGCCACCGTGGATGTGCCGGTGGATCTGCCGAGCAATGCCGCGGCGCCGACCCCGCCGCCGACCGATCCGCTGTATATCAGTGTGCAGGCCGATGGCTTGTTGTTCGTCCAGGAACAAGGCGTGGCGCTGGCCGAACTGGCTGGCGTGGTGCGCGGCGCAACCGGCAATCGGCTGGATACCCGGCTCTTTCTGCGCGGCGATCAGGCGGTGGATTATGGCACCCTGATGCGGGTAATGAACAACCTGCAGAAAGCCGGTTACAGCCAGATCAGCCTGGTGGCAGCGCAAGAGCTGACGCCCTGA
- a CDS encoding ankyrin repeat domain-containing protein, whose product MSVSLYSRMAALAALGAALVACTTPEPIAKPVAQPVQPRAVSLASFDCVEGLPALHRQICASEALARLDKQVIEQYRSRLRGLDLPGALLLEANQRQWLLSRAGQCPLTDAAHAQDCLIAMYRQRADDLATWPEARQTNPQGAHGLSAYAEFRLAESRDAGLCESMKTALNQDLQGNGFPVPARLPGATALAGSHGPAASVELAGQRLSVELYDAGPYASYQLRARGLSRNGQRILDDSTLPRWVAELPNYGGRAHVSSSQTRDYGAIDIFRLGGRELVLVNETWGFYSPAARGESAYAGLYALDGLGLKPLCLYQAYLTPSRSSSVDGLPAFAALQAELTTLAGDPPAEVAQHERLDKALSLKERLWTLLNMPLVGVKELQAFGREGAIRQRHDDSLNRLFDWSERNLDNKLFYRRLLPMLQPAHSELQQSFRDQGLDPAQASSAADLLLQESLARASEYLVMPAPVPDLPLPPHADYRPRYAVAPTPGELEQGRNFATLHSVLLNNAPAHVVNDFIAYETENLGEDRGLSVDGSPAAMAAVQNPQNLELLLRSDFDANQSNAWGKTALMSAAQLNRENSVRLLLGNGADVHSQTRSLPGAGVGGVERSEAMQSRQTALLIAARQADAQVLAALRDAGALREEWPGYAQQVCAALDTNPRLDGSAREQLRAPLCGTYSSAPKQALQQSVQLIERPAMSLFVRHFEMTPQVFGVEIRQMALNLGMTAVRRGKVKITGPLTLVFPDLAANGPQRLTFDLGLPVSAGAAVVTNHKVIRSEPSLVLSTDFDQQRNDVEGTWRLLADAAAAQGLTPTNQGYVVIHGNGGERTEYQLVVKR is encoded by the coding sequence ATGTCGGTTTCCTTGTATTCGCGAATGGCCGCGCTGGCTGCCCTGGGCGCCGCGCTTGTGGCCTGTACCACACCGGAGCCAATCGCCAAGCCCGTGGCGCAGCCGGTTCAGCCGCGGGCGGTGAGCCTGGCCAGTTTCGACTGTGTCGAGGGATTGCCCGCGCTGCATCGGCAGATCTGCGCCAGCGAGGCGTTGGCTCGCCTGGACAAACAGGTGATTGAGCAGTACCGCAGCCGCCTGCGTGGCCTGGATCTGCCTGGCGCCTTGCTGCTGGAGGCCAATCAGCGCCAATGGCTGCTGAGCAGGGCGGGGCAATGCCCGTTGACCGATGCCGCCCATGCGCAGGACTGCCTGATTGCTATGTACCGCCAGCGCGCCGATGACTTGGCCACCTGGCCCGAAGCCCGGCAGACCAATCCTCAAGGTGCCCATGGCTTATCCGCCTACGCCGAATTCAGGTTGGCGGAGAGCCGCGATGCCGGCCTGTGCGAGTCGATGAAAACGGCGCTGAATCAGGATTTGCAAGGCAACGGCTTTCCCGTGCCGGCGCGCCTGCCGGGCGCCACGGCGCTAGCCGGCAGCCATGGCCCGGCCGCCAGCGTCGAGCTTGCCGGGCAGCGGCTTAGCGTCGAGCTCTATGACGCCGGCCCCTACGCCAGTTATCAGCTGCGCGCGCGCGGGCTCAGCCGCAACGGCCAGCGGATCCTCGACGACAGCACGTTGCCGCGCTGGGTGGCGGAGCTGCCCAACTACGGCGGGCGTGCCCATGTCTCCTCGTCGCAGACCCGCGACTACGGCGCTATCGATATCTTCCGCCTGGGTGGCCGGGAGCTGGTGCTGGTCAATGAAACCTGGGGCTTCTACTCGCCGGCGGCCCGCGGCGAATCGGCTTATGCCGGGCTCTATGCCCTGGACGGTCTGGGCCTGAAACCCTTGTGCCTGTACCAGGCCTACCTGACCCCATCGCGCAGCAGTTCGGTGGACGGCTTGCCCGCGTTCGCGGCGTTGCAAGCCGAGCTGACCACCCTGGCCGGCGATCCGCCGGCCGAGGTTGCCCAGCATGAGCGCCTCGACAAAGCCCTGAGCCTGAAGGAAAGGCTATGGACGCTGCTCAATATGCCGCTGGTGGGCGTGAAGGAACTGCAGGCGTTTGGGCGCGAAGGGGCGATCCGTCAACGTCATGACGACAGCTTGAATCGGCTGTTCGACTGGTCGGAGCGCAACCTGGACAACAAGCTCTTCTACCGCCGCTTGCTGCCGATGTTACAACCGGCTCACAGCGAGCTGCAGCAGTCATTCAGAGACCAGGGCCTCGACCCGGCCCAGGCCAGCAGCGCCGCCGATCTGCTGCTGCAGGAGAGTCTGGCCAGGGCCAGCGAATACCTGGTCATGCCGGCACCAGTCCCGGATCTTCCGCTGCCGCCGCATGCCGACTATCGCCCGCGCTATGCCGTCGCGCCGACGCCGGGTGAGCTGGAGCAGGGTCGCAATTTCGCCACCCTGCACAGCGTATTGCTGAATAACGCGCCAGCCCATGTGGTGAATGACTTTATCGCCTACGAAACCGAGAACCTCGGCGAGGATCGCGGGCTCAGTGTGGATGGCAGCCCGGCGGCCATGGCGGCGGTGCAGAATCCGCAGAACCTCGAGCTGTTGTTGCGCAGCGATTTCGACGCCAATCAGAGCAATGCCTGGGGCAAAACCGCCTTGATGAGCGCAGCGCAGCTCAATCGGGAGAACAGTGTGCGCCTGTTGCTCGGCAACGGCGCCGATGTGCACAGCCAGACCCGCTCGCTTCCCGGTGCGGGTGTCGGCGGCGTGGAGCGCAGTGAAGCCATGCAGTCGCGGCAAACCGCCTTGCTGATTGCGGCCAGGCAGGCGGATGCGCAAGTGCTAGCTGCCCTGCGCGATGCCGGAGCCTTGCGTGAGGAATGGCCGGGTTATGCGCAACAAGTCTGCGCGGCCCTCGACACTAATCCGCGGCTCGATGGCAGCGCACGCGAGCAACTCAGAGCGCCGCTATGCGGGACTTACAGTTCAGCGCCCAAGCAGGCGTTGCAGCAGTCCGTACAGCTCATAGAACGTCCGGCCATGAGCCTGTTTGTCCGCCATTTCGAAATGACGCCGCAGGTCTTCGGCGTGGAGATCCGCCAGATGGCCCTCAATCTGGGCATGACGGCGGTACGGCGCGGCAAGGTCAAAATCACCGGCCCCCTGACCCTGGTGTTCCCTGACCTTGCCGCGAACGGCCCGCAGCGCTTGACGTTCGATCTGGGTTTGCCGGTGTCGGCCGGTGCGGCGGTGGTGACCAACCACAAAGTGATTCGCAGCGAGCCGAGCCTGGTGTTGAGCACCGACTTCGATCAGCAGCGTAACGATGTCGAAGGCACCTGGCGCCTGTTGGCCGACGCTGCTGCTGCCCAGGGTTTGACCCCAACCAACCAAGGCTATGTGGTCATCCACGGCAACGGCGGCGAGAGAACCGAGTATCAGTTGGTGGTGAAGCGCTAG
- a CDS encoding RluA family pseudouridine synthase, translating into MPLSNVEILHQDAALLVINKPTLLLSVPGRAEDNRDCLVTRLQENGYPEARIVHRLDWETSGIIVLARDADSHRELSRQFHDRETEKAYTALCWGQPEQDSGSIDLPLRYDPPTKPRHVVDHELGKHALTYWRILERCGDYCRVELTPITGRSHQLRVHMLSIGHPLLGDGLYAHERALAAWPRLCLHASMLSLTHPQTGERMCFECPAPF; encoded by the coding sequence ATGCCGCTGTCGAATGTCGAAATCCTCCACCAGGACGCCGCCCTGCTGGTGATCAACAAGCCCACCCTGCTGCTCTCGGTGCCCGGCCGCGCCGAGGACAACCGCGACTGCCTGGTGACCCGCCTGCAGGAAAACGGCTACCCCGAGGCGCGCATTGTCCATCGTCTGGACTGGGAGACCTCGGGCATCATCGTCCTCGCCCGCGACGCTGACAGCCACCGCGAGCTGTCCCGCCAGTTCCACGACCGCGAAACCGAGAAGGCCTATACCGCCCTGTGCTGGGGCCAGCCCGAGCAGGACAGCGGCAGCATCGACCTGCCGCTGCGCTACGACCCGCCCACCAAGCCGCGCCACGTAGTCGACCATGAGCTGGGCAAACATGCGCTGACCTACTGGCGCATTCTCGAGCGCTGCGGCGACTACTGCCGCGTCGAGCTGACGCCGATCACCGGCCGCTCGCACCAGCTGCGCGTACACATGCTATCGATCGGCCACCCGCTGCTGGGCGACGGCCTGTATGCCCACGAACGAGCCCTGGCCGCCTGGCCGCGCCTGTGCCTGCACGCCAGCATGCTCAGCCTGACCCATCCGCAGACCGGCGAGCGCATGTGTTTCGAGTGCCCGGCGCCGTTCTGA
- the minD gene encoding septum site-determining protein MinD: MAKILVVTSGKGGVGKTTTSAAIGTGLALRGHKTVIVDFDVGLRNLDLIMGCERRVVYDFVNVINGEATLTQALIKDKRLENLYVLAASQTRDKDALTKEGVGKVIEELSKNFEYVICDSPAGIETGAHLAMYFADEAIVVTNPEVSSVRDSDRMLGLLASKSRRAEQGLEPIKERLLLTRYNPERVTKGEMLGVEDVEEILAINLLGVIPESQAVLKASNQGVPVILDEESDAGQAYGDAVDRLLGKEVPHRFLDVQKKGIMQRLFGAR; encoded by the coding sequence GTGGCCAAGATCCTCGTAGTCACTTCCGGCAAGGGTGGCGTGGGTAAAACCACCACCAGCGCCGCCATCGGTACCGGCCTCGCCCTGCGCGGCCACAAAACCGTGATCGTCGACTTCGACGTCGGCCTGCGTAACCTCGACCTGATCATGGGTTGCGAGCGCCGCGTGGTGTACGACTTCGTCAACGTGATCAACGGCGAAGCGACCCTGACCCAGGCCCTGATCAAGGACAAACGCCTGGAAAACCTCTACGTGCTGGCCGCCAGCCAGACCCGTGACAAGGACGCGCTGACCAAAGAAGGCGTGGGCAAGGTCATCGAGGAGCTGTCGAAGAACTTCGAATACGTCATCTGCGACTCGCCGGCCGGCATCGAGACCGGTGCCCACCTGGCCATGTACTTCGCCGACGAAGCGATCGTCGTGACCAACCCGGAAGTCTCCTCGGTACGCGACTCCGACCGCATGCTCGGCCTGCTGGCCAGCAAGTCGCGCCGCGCCGAACAGGGCCTGGAGCCGATCAAGGAGCGTCTGCTGCTGACCCGCTACAACCCTGAGCGCGTGACCAAGGGCGAAATGCTCGGCGTGGAAGACGTCGAGGAAATCCTCGCCATCAACCTGCTCGGCGTGATCCCGGAATCCCAGGCCGTGCTGAAAGCCTCCAACCAGGGCGTACCGGTAATCCTCGACGAAGAGAGCGATGCCGGCCAGGCCTACGGCGATGCCGTCGACCGTCTGCTGGGCAAGGAAGTGCCCCATCGCTTCCTCGATGTGCAGAAGAAAGGAATCATGCAACGCCTGTTTGGAGCGCGCTAA
- a CDS encoding patatin-like phospholipase family protein, protein MNQAVHSDTPVTGLILSGGGARAAYQVGVLSAIADLLPNAAHNPFPVIVGTSAGAINAVGLACGALHFTEAIRRLTQVWQNFHSDQVYRTDWPGVLHQASRFIGHSLLGIGGDVPVALLDSSPLRAMLERELDFSGIAAAVRMRQLRAVAVTAFGYESGQAVTFYQGRAAIDPWFRHRRVGVPTRLSLDHLLASASIPLIFPPVKVNREYFGDGAVRQSAPISPALHLGATRVLVVGVSGNPLGRGANQLVPRPQTGKPPTLAQISGHMLNSTFIDSLEGDIEMLERLNHMSRLVPSGLHPRGLGLKPVEVLVIAPSQPLDQIAARHRHELAKSMRFFLRGSGATKASGAGVLSYLLFEPGYCNELIELGYQDAMAQKDALASFLGLAVAVPAASMADVLPVPSPR, encoded by the coding sequence ATGAATCAGGCCGTACATTCCGACACCCCGGTGACAGGGCTGATTCTTTCCGGTGGCGGGGCACGGGCGGCATACCAGGTGGGCGTACTCAGCGCGATTGCCGACCTGTTGCCGAATGCGGCGCACAATCCTTTCCCAGTCATCGTCGGCACTTCGGCCGGGGCGATCAACGCGGTTGGCCTGGCCTGCGGGGCGTTGCACTTCACTGAGGCGATCCGCCGGCTGACCCAGGTCTGGCAGAACTTCCACTCCGATCAGGTTTACCGTACCGATTGGCCCGGCGTGTTGCACCAGGCCAGTCGCTTTATCGGCCACAGTCTGCTGGGCATCGGCGGCGATGTGCCGGTGGCGCTGCTCGACAGCTCGCCGCTGCGCGCCATGCTCGAGCGTGAACTGGATTTCTCCGGGATTGCCGCCGCGGTGCGCATGCGTCAACTGCGTGCGGTGGCGGTGACCGCCTTTGGCTACGAGAGTGGGCAGGCGGTGACCTTCTATCAGGGCCGGGCTGCCATCGACCCCTGGTTCCGCCACCGCCGGGTGGGCGTGCCGACCCGCCTGAGCCTCGACCACCTGCTGGCCAGCGCCTCGATTCCGTTGATTTTCCCGCCGGTGAAGGTCAACCGCGAGTATTTCGGCGATGGCGCAGTGCGCCAGTCGGCGCCCATCAGCCCGGCGCTGCACCTGGGGGCCACGCGCGTACTGGTGGTCGGGGTCAGCGGCAATCCGCTGGGGCGTGGGGCCAATCAGCTGGTGCCACGACCGCAGACGGGCAAGCCGCCGACCCTGGCGCAGATCAGCGGACACATGCTCAACAGCACCTTTATCGACAGCCTGGAAGGCGATATCGAAATGCTTGAACGACTCAACCACATGAGTCGCCTGGTGCCCTCCGGCCTGCATCCGCGCGGGCTGGGCCTGAAACCGGTGGAAGTGCTGGTGATTGCGCCGAGCCAGCCGCTGGATCAGATTGCCGCCCGCCACCGGCATGAGCTGGCCAAGTCGATGCGCTTCTTCCTGCGCGGTTCCGGGGCGACCAAGGCCAGCGGTGCCGGGGTGCTCAGCTACCTGCTGTTCGAGCCCGGCTACTGCAACGAGCTGATCGAGCTGGGTTACCAGGACGCCATGGCGCAGAAGGACGCCCTGGCCAGCTTCCTCGGCCTGGCCGTGGCCGTGCCGGCAGCAAGCATGGCCGATGTGCTGCCGGTGCCGTCGCCGCGCTGA
- a CDS encoding M18 family aminopeptidase has product MREELNQGLIDFLKASPTPFHATRSLAQRLQAAGYRALDEREPWHTEAGGRYYVTRNDSSIIAFKLGKRSALEGGLRLVGAHTDSPCLRVKPQPELQRQGFFQLGVEVYGGALLAPWFDRDLSLAGRVTFREGGKVQSQLIDFELPIATIPNLAIHLNREANQGWPINQQNELPPILAQIAGEEPADFRALLADRLASEHGLSADAVLDYELSFYDTQSAAVIGLNQDFIAGARLDNLLSCYAGLQALLAAEGDETCVLVCTDHEEIGSCSACGADGPFLEQVLRRVLPEGDGFVRSIQKSLLVSADNAHGVHPNYADKHDANHGPKLNAGPVIKVNSNQRYATNSETAGFFRHLCLAEEVPVQSFVVRSDMGCGSTIGPITASQLGVRTVDIGLPTFAMHSIRELAGSHDLAHLVKVLAAFYASPELA; this is encoded by the coding sequence ATGCGCGAAGAACTGAATCAGGGCCTGATCGATTTCCTCAAGGCCTCGCCCACCCCCTTCCACGCCACCCGCAGCCTGGCCCAGCGCCTGCAAGCCGCCGGCTACCGGGCCCTGGACGAGCGCGAGCCCTGGCATACCGAAGCCGGCGGACGCTACTACGTCACCCGCAACGATTCCTCGATCATCGCCTTCAAGCTGGGCAAGCGCAGCGCCCTGGAAGGCGGCCTGCGCCTGGTTGGCGCACACACCGACAGCCCCTGCCTGCGCGTCAAGCCACAGCCGGAACTGCAGCGCCAGGGCTTCTTCCAGCTCGGCGTGGAAGTCTACGGCGGCGCCCTGCTCGCCCCCTGGTTCGACCGCGACCTGTCCCTGGCGGGACGGGTGACCTTCCGCGAGGGCGGCAAGGTACAGAGCCAGCTGATCGACTTCGAGCTGCCGATCGCCACCATTCCCAACCTGGCCATCCACCTCAACCGCGAGGCCAACCAGGGCTGGCCGATCAACCAGCAGAACGAACTGCCGCCGATCCTGGCGCAGATCGCCGGCGAAGAACCGGCCGACTTCCGCGCCCTGCTCGCCGACCGCCTGGCCAGCGAGCACGGTCTGAGCGCCGATGCGGTGCTCGACTACGAGCTGAGCTTCTACGACACCCAGAGCGCCGCGGTGATCGGCCTCAACCAGGACTTCATCGCCGGCGCCCGCCTGGACAACCTGCTGTCCTGCTACGCCGGCCTGCAGGCCCTGCTCGCCGCCGAAGGCGACGAGACCTGCGTGCTGGTGTGTACCGACCACGAGGAGATCGGCTCCTGCTCGGCCTGCGGCGCCGACGGCCCGTTCCTCGAGCAGGTGCTGCGCCGCGTCTTGCCGGAAGGCGACGGGTTCGTCCGCAGCATCCAGAAATCCCTGCTGGTGTCGGCCGACAACGCCCACGGGGTGCACCCCAACTACGCCGACAAACACGACGCCAACCACGGCCCCAAACTCAACGCCGGCCCGGTGATCAAGGTCAACAGCAACCAGCGCTACGCCACCAACAGCGAGACCGCCGGTTTCTTCCGCCACCTGTGCCTGGCCGAGGAAGTACCGGTGCAAAGCTTCGTGGTGCGCAGCGACATGGGCTGCGGTTCGACCATCGGCCCGATCACCGCCAGCCAGCTCGGCGTACGCACCGTGGACATCGGCCTGCCAACCTTCGCCATGCACTCGATCCGCGAACTGGCCGGCAGCCACGACCTGGCCCATCTGGTGAAAGTGCTGGCGGCCTTCTACGCCAGCCCTGAATTGGCCTGA
- a CDS encoding MotA/TolQ/ExbB proton channel family protein: protein MQLSSIGLSMARWQARVRLAALLVLVGLSGLTANAVLAQADAPAGMQQPGAVATPVPTAPATSAATPSLAGAVAETQPFGVREMFGQADWVVKSVMIFLAFCSLLTWAVLFEKLFVFARARRANNRFLEAFRKGELEHLSPVASNSAMARMWQVGQAELKHFGRKCSKDASADQINRLLQRISLTSSIVQERDLARLGSLMGVLATIGATAPFIGLFGTVWGILNSFANIATMKSSSLAIVAPGIAEALLATALGLFAAIPAVMIFNKFARDINGFVGALDNFSAEMIAAMSRKLDEVHLA, encoded by the coding sequence ATGCAACTCAGTTCTATTGGTCTCTCGATGGCGCGTTGGCAGGCGCGAGTGCGTCTGGCGGCACTCTTGGTGCTGGTTGGCCTGAGCGGATTAACCGCCAACGCTGTATTGGCCCAGGCCGATGCGCCCGCAGGCATGCAGCAGCCTGGCGCCGTTGCCACTCCCGTACCAACTGCCCCGGCCACCTCCGCAGCGACGCCGAGCCTGGCTGGCGCCGTTGCCGAGACGCAACCTTTCGGCGTTCGCGAGATGTTCGGGCAAGCCGACTGGGTGGTTAAGTCGGTGATGATCTTCCTGGCCTTTTGCTCGTTGCTGACCTGGGCGGTGCTGTTCGAGAAGCTGTTTGTCTTCGCCCGTGCTCGGCGCGCCAACAATCGCTTTCTTGAGGCCTTCCGCAAGGGTGAGCTGGAGCACCTGAGTCCCGTGGCCAGCAACAGCGCCATGGCACGTATGTGGCAGGTCGGCCAGGCCGAACTCAAGCACTTCGGCCGCAAGTGCAGTAAGGACGCCAGCGCCGATCAGATCAACCGCCTGTTGCAGCGTATCTCGCTGACTTCGAGCATCGTTCAGGAGCGCGATCTGGCGCGCTTGGGCAGCCTGATGGGGGTGCTGGCGACCATCGGCGCCACGGCACCCTTTATCGGCCTGTTCGGTACCGTATGGGGCATCCTCAACAGCTTCGCCAATATCGCCACGATGAAATCCTCCAGTCTGGCGATTGTCGCACCGGGTATCGCCGAGGCCTTGCTGGCCACTGCGCTGGGGCTGTTTGCGGCTATCCCCGCGGTGATGATCTTCAACAAGTTCGCCCGGGACATTAACGGCTTCGTCGGCGCCCTGGATAACTTCTCGGCGGAAATGATCGCGGCCATGTCGCGCAAGCTGGATGAGGTGCACTTAGCATGA
- the minC gene encoding septum site-determining protein MinC yields the protein MSQADLLDQDPVFQLKGSMLAITILELAHNDLERLDRQLADKVAQAPNFFQNIPLVLALDKLPEGEGSLDLVKLMELCRTHGLRTLAIRANREDDIAAANALDLPVLPPSGAREKLVEPVETRKKPEKPAEPALKPSKIITTPVRGGQQIYAQGGDLVVLAPVSAGAELLADGNIHVYGPMRGRALAGVKGNAEARIFCQQMGAEMLSVAGQYKTAEDLRRDPLWGQSVQVSLSGDVLNITRL from the coding sequence ATGAGCCAAGCCGACCTCCTCGACCAAGACCCCGTGTTCCAGCTCAAGGGCAGCATGCTCGCCATCACCATTCTGGAACTGGCACACAACGATCTGGAACGCCTGGACCGCCAGTTGGCCGACAAAGTCGCCCAGGCCCCCAACTTCTTCCAGAACATCCCGTTGGTGCTGGCCCTGGACAAGCTGCCGGAGGGCGAAGGCAGCCTCGACCTGGTCAAGCTGATGGAGCTGTGCCGCACCCACGGCCTGCGCACCCTGGCGATTCGCGCCAACCGCGAGGACGACATCGCCGCCGCCAATGCCCTGGATCTGCCGGTACTGCCGCCATCTGGCGCCCGCGAGAAGCTGGTCGAGCCGGTGGAAACCCGCAAGAAGCCGGAAAAACCTGCCGAACCGGCGCTCAAACCGAGCAAGATCATTACCACCCCGGTGCGCGGCGGCCAGCAGATCTATGCCCAGGGCGGTGACCTGGTGGTGCTGGCACCAGTCAGCGCCGGAGCGGAACTTCTCGCCGATGGCAATATCCATGTCTACGGTCCGATGCGCGGTCGTGCTCTGGCTGGGGTCAAGGGCAACGCCGAGGCGCGGATTTTCTGCCAGCAGATGGGCGCGGAAATGCTCTCCGTGGCCGGTCAGTACAAGACAGCCGAGGATCTGCGCCGTGATCCGCTGTGGGGGCAGTCGGTACAGGTCAGCCTGTCGGGTGACGTGTTGAACATCACCCGCCTTTAA